A window of the Triplophysa rosa linkage group LG23, Trosa_1v2, whole genome shotgun sequence genome harbors these coding sequences:
- the LOC130547453 gene encoding taste receptor type 1 member 2-like — MIIRIIQWFGWNWVAFLRDPDNYSEDGLQLFNSYIKNTGICLAFHEVLSQSSNYSLTFQKINRLNINVIVVFTGSQYAKNIIKEAIANNIRNKVWIASETWSMNQQLPKEPGLEKIGTIVGITERILSLPGFHEFIYKAKGTTEIYTNDNAESEIQMKTCNQYCDNCSMLTAKDIINEDPTFSFAIYSAIYTIAHALHKVLRCDINECRTNITVKPYMLLGEMKQLDFPLSGRQVKYDVNGDPAAVSYAVVLWHTETNPPWIQMVGTYETHPEITFTINNSLMPWRNNTAVPFSNCSVECKEGFSRERVGYHDCCFLCKKCPQNNYVNYSQATKQLILVELTVPWEERMEEAQERKREKYQELVEDCWRNGWRTEVGSREFASHSLSNAYGTLGITGANRRREIGNNVEAAEKASRWLWLKSGEQWGQ; from the exons ATGATTATTCGCATCATACAGTGGTTTGGATGGAACTGGGTTGCTTTTCTTCGAGACCCAGACAATTACAGTGAAGATGGCCTACAGCTGTTTAACAGTTATATCAAAAATACTGGCATTTGTTTGGCCTTTCATGAGGTTCTGAGTCAAAGTTCAAACTACAGTCTAACTTTTCAAAAGATTAATAGGCTCAACATCAATGTCATTGTGGTTTTCACTGGGTCACAATATGCAAAGAACATAATCAAAGAAGCGATAGCAAACAATATCCGAAACAAAGTCTGGATTGCAAGTGAAACATGGTCTATGAATCAACAGCTTCCAAAAGAGCCGGGACTTGAGAAAATTGGAACAATAGTTGGCATTACAGAGAGAATTTTGTCATTGCCTGGATTTCATGAATTCATCTATAAAGCCAAAGGAACAACTGAGATTTATACTAATGATAACGCTGAGAGTGAAATCCAGATGAAGACATGTAATCAATATTGTGACAACTGCTCAATGTTGACCGCAAAAGATATTATAAATGAAGATCCCACATTCTCCTTTGCTATCTACTCTGCCATATATACCATAGCTCATGCATTACATAAAGTTCTTCGGTGTGACATCAATGAATGCAGAACAAACATCACCGTTAAACCATATATG CTTCTGGGAGAAATGAAGCAGTTGGATTTTCCTCTCAGTGGCCGTCAGGTGAAATACGATGTTAATGGTGATCCAGCTGCAGTCAGTTATGCAGTCGTGCTGTGGCACACTGAAACAAATCCTCCATGGATTCAGATGGTGGGCACCTATGAGACACATCCAGAAATTACTTTTACTATCAACAACTCTCTCATGCCCTGGCGTAACAATACTGCT GTTCCTTTCTCAAACTGCTCTGTTGAGTGTAAAGAGGGATTTTCAAGAGAACGTGTGGGATATCATGACTGCTGCTTTCTGTGTAAAAAATGCCCACAAAACAACTATGTGAATTATTCTC AGGCCACAAAACAACTGATCTTGGTGGAGCTGACAGTGCCCTGGGAGGAGAGGATGGAGGAGGctcaagagagaaagagggagaaatACCAAGAACTGGTGGAGGATTGTTGGAGGAACGGATGGAGGACAGAGGTGGGCAGCAGGGAATTTGCTAGTCACTCCCTGAGCAACGCCTATGGCACGCTGGGCATAACAGGTGCTAACCGAAGAAGAGAAATAGGTAACAACGTGGAGGCAGCAGAGAAAGCATCCAGATGGCTCTGGTTGAAGAGCGGAGAGCAGTGGGGGCAGTAG